Proteins encoded by one window of Portunus trituberculatus isolate SZX2019 chromosome 27, ASM1759143v1, whole genome shotgun sequence:
- the LOC123509346 gene encoding coiled-coil domain-containing protein 43-like translates to MAEAAACDFDEWLRDTLVALDTDDEVFSPYIKGILEGEENADEKLDALQGILSEITENGIDDLCQDILRKWNVRESNGPAKESNPQVSADECLARIMGEQAQMVVTTRVRTQEEQNLKSAILAQYAQVSDGEVTDSDGEEEVVGLRNTNAEEVVRAEREKREKDKEESQRKKEKDKEDRLKQKSKDDERKEKEKKRTQKGERRR, encoded by the exons ATGGCCGAGGCAGCGGCATGCGACTTTGATGAGTGGCTGAGAGACACTCTGGTGGCGCTGGACACTGATGACGAAGTGTTCAGTCCCTACATCAAGGGCATtctagagggagaggagaatgcTGACGAGAAGCTGGACGCCTTGCAGGGGATCCTTTCCGAGATAACG GAAAATGGGATAGATGACTTGTGCCAAGATATTCTACGAAAATGGAACGTGAGAGAGTCCAACGGTCCTGCAAAGGAATCCAACCCCCAG GTGTCAGCAGATGAGTGCCTGGCGCGCATTATGGGAGAGCAGGCCCAGATGGTGGTGACGACTCGCGTCCGCACTCAGGAGGAGCAGAACCTTAAGAGTGCTATATTGGCTCAGTATGCACAG GTGTCTGATGGAGAAGTGACGGACAgtgatggggaagaggaagtggttGGCCTCCGCAACACCAATGCAGAGGAGGTGGTGCGAGCAGaacgggagaagagagagaaggacaaagaggagtCTCAGcgcaaaaaggagaaagacaaagaggataG GCTGAAGCAGAAGAGCAAGGATGATGAAcgtaaggagaaggagaagaagaggacccAGAAGGGGGAACGGAGACGGTGA
- the LOC123509347 gene encoding transmembrane protein 50A-like translates to MPGCCVAIAENMPPICENWDAGERRNFLASVMSGSLFALGWWCVIDAAAQYPKNEDFNHAYHVCGVIATLAMLMVNTVSNGQVRGDMYTDGCIGPYGARIWLFLGLMLSFGSLIGACWILFGGYVIPGVNIQWPGVAIFLQNMFIFFSSIIYKIGRSEENWQ, encoded by the exons ATGCCAGGTTGTTGTGTAGCCATCGCGGAGAACATGCCGCCCATATGTGAGAACTGGGACGCGGGGGAGAGACGCAACTTCCTGGCCTCCGTGATGTCCGGGAGCCTG TTTGCTCTGGGATGGTGGTGCGTCATTGATGCCGCTGCCCAGTACCCAAAGAACGAAGACTTCAATCACGCCTACCATGTGTGTGGGGTTATTGCCACCCTGGCCATGCTCAT GGTGAACACAGTGAGCAATGGACAAGTGCGTGGGGACATGTACACTGACGGCTGCATTGGGCCTTACGGGGCACGGATCTGGCTCTTCCTTGGTCTCATGCTCAGCTTTGGTTCTCTCATTGGTGCCTGTTGGATACTCTTTGGAGGCTATGTCATTCCAG GTGTCAACATTCAGTGGCCTGGAGTTGCTATCTTCCTGCAGAACATGTTCATTTTCTTCAGCTCCATCATATACAAGATTGGCCGTTCTGAGGAGAACTGGCAATGA